In Paludibaculum fermentans, the genomic stretch TAGAATTTTAGTCGCTGTGCGGACGTGGCGGAACTGGCAGACGCACTGGATTTAGGTTCCAGCGGGGAAACCCATGGGAGTTCGACCCTCCCCGTCCGCACCACACCTTTGAGACTCCTGGCCGAGTAACTGCCCCGGGCTCACTCCTGGCGATCCGTACTTCCAATTATCCTCTACAGCCTCTGGGGCTGCGCCTGCCGCCTCCCGCCAATCGTGTAGGCTACAACAATGAACCGGCGGGAATTCCTCTCCACCAGCGCGGCGCAAGCCCTGGCGCCCACGCGGCGGCCCAACGTCCTCTACCTGCATTCACATGACACCGGCCGCTATGTCCAGCCTTACGGACATCCTGTCGCCACTCCGAATCTGCAGAAGTTCGCCGAGCAGGGGGTCCTGTTCCGGCGCGCCTACAGCGGAGCGCCGACCTGCAGTCCCAGCCGCGCGGCGCTGCTGACCGGGCAAACCGCGCACGGCAGCGGCATGCTGGGCCTGGCGCACCGCGGCTTCAGCCTGAGCCATCCCGAACGGCATCTGGCGAACTTCCTGCAAGCCCACGGCTACGAGACGACTCTCTGCAACGTCCAGCACGAGACCAAGGCCGGCACGGTGCCCACTCTCGGCTACCAGCGCGTGTTGAAGACGGCGAGCAACCGCGGGCCGGATGCCGCGGCCGCCGCCGTCGAGTATCTGAACTCCAAACCGAAGGCCCCGTTCTTCCTCTCCTGCGGCTTCTTTGAGACGCACCGTGAGTTTCCCGTCGCCGGCCTCAAGGAAGATGCGCGCTATACGCTGCCGCCCGCTCCGTTGCCCGACACGCCGCAGGTCCGCCAGGACATGGCCAATTTCAAGGCCGCCGCGCGCGTGCTGGACGGCTCCATGGGCTCCATCCTGGAGGCGCTGGCCCGCAACGGGCTGGAGGACAACACGTTGGTCGTGCTCACCACCGATCACGGCATCGCGTTCCCGGCCATGAAGTGCAATCTGACGGATCACGGCATCGGCGTGATGCTGATGATGCGTGGGCCGGGCGGCTTCCTGGGCGGCAAGGTCTCCGACGCGATGGTCTCGCACCTGGACGTCTATCCCACGCTTTGTGAGACGCTCGAACTCCCCACGCCGGCCTGGCTGGAGGGGCGGTCGTTAACCCCGCTGGTGAAAGGCGCCGCCAACTCCATCCGCGACGAGATCTTCGCTGAGGTCTCCTACCACGCGTCCTACGAGCCCAAACGGGCACTGCGGACAGCACGCTACAAGTACATTCGCAATTTCGGCGACCGCAAACTGCCCGTCCTGCCTAACTGTGACGACGGCTACAGCAAATCGTACTGGCTAGAGCAGGGATGGAAAGACCGCTACGTCCCGCGCGAGGAGCTCTATGACCTGGTTTTCGATACGAATGAAACCAACAATCTGGTCGCACACCAGATGGTCCCCGCTCCGCTGGAGGAGCTACGCGGGCGGCTCGATCGGTGGATGAAGGATACGGACGATCCGCTGCTGCGTGGACCCGTGGCGGCGCCGCACGGCGCGCAGGTGAACGATCCGGCGGGATTATCACCTCGCGAGCCGGTAATCGTGGTACCTTAACCGGCGGGCAGTTGGAGCCGAAGAGGCTGCCGGCCCCAGGTGAGGCATTCCACGGGGCGATTCCGCTTTCCTGGGTATGTCCGGGAAAGGTGTGTGGTGCGATCTCCGTCCCGGAATCCTTGGAGGAGTCTGAATGTTCAATTGCGATCTGAGAGTCGACATTACGCTTTCTGAGAAAGCCGCCAACGGGCGCAGCCAGGCGTTCAAGGCTGTGGTCAAGATCCGGCTGATGCAGGGCGAGGGTGATGGGGGCAAGTGGGCTCACATGGATACGCGGGATTTCCGGCTGCCGCAAGGCGGAAACTTCGTCATCCTGCCCACTGGGATCCTGCTCAAGGACGGTGGAGGCTGTTTCGCGCTGCTGCTGGGGCTCGGCGTGCCGCCCTCCATCGGCGCTCGGGGTGACCTGAAGATATATACGCCGGGCCAGCGGGACTACAACTCGCCAACGGTCCAATGGCGCGGCAACGGCAAGTGGGAGGTGCTGGCCAAACAGGCCAACCTGCCGCTCAAGGAATGCCCCACCACCTGGGGCAACATGAAGAAGAACTTCAGCAAATACGGCAAGGGCCTGGGTTGGGAGCTTTGCTCTTCCAGCGGCCAGTCGCTCTCCGGCGGAATGGGCGGTCGCGGCATCGAGATCTCGATCATGAG encodes the following:
- a CDS encoding sulfatase family protein is translated as MNRREFLSTSAAQALAPTRRPNVLYLHSHDTGRYVQPYGHPVATPNLQKFAEQGVLFRRAYSGAPTCSPSRAALLTGQTAHGSGMLGLAHRGFSLSHPERHLANFLQAHGYETTLCNVQHETKAGTVPTLGYQRVLKTASNRGPDAAAAAVEYLNSKPKAPFFLSCGFFETHREFPVAGLKEDARYTLPPAPLPDTPQVRQDMANFKAAARVLDGSMGSILEALARNGLEDNTLVVLTTDHGIAFPAMKCNLTDHGIGVMLMMRGPGGFLGGKVSDAMVSHLDVYPTLCETLELPTPAWLEGRSLTPLVKGAANSIRDEIFAEVSYHASYEPKRALRTARYKYIRNFGDRKLPVLPNCDDGYSKSYWLEQGWKDRYVPREELYDLVFDTNETNNLVAHQMVPAPLEELRGRLDRWMKDTDDPLLRGPVAAPHGAQVNDPAGLSPREPVIVVP